The following proteins are encoded in a genomic region of Alphaproteobacteria bacterium:
- a CDS encoding flagellar assembly protein FliX, which produces MIEKVEGPGSVRGAQQTREVRRVVRTGSTGGATFVKHLDPLSESEAAGAASGATSLGTISPVVSLQEVDDAMARKSRGKARAKEILDRLEDIRLELLTGSVSKDRLMQLSRMVAQRRQDIDDPRLTEILDDIDLRAQVELAKLGY; this is translated from the coding sequence TTGATTGAGAAAGTCGAAGGGCCGGGATCAGTCCGCGGCGCGCAACAGACGAGAGAAGTTCGGCGCGTGGTGCGCACGGGCAGCACCGGCGGCGCGACCTTTGTCAAACACCTCGATCCTTTATCGGAAAGCGAGGCGGCAGGCGCGGCTTCGGGCGCGACGTCGCTGGGCACGATCAGCCCCGTCGTAAGCTTGCAGGAAGTCGATGACGCCATGGCGCGGAAATCGCGCGGCAAAGCCAGGGCTAAGGAAATTCTCGACCGGCTTGAAGATATTCGTCTCGAATTGCTCACCGGGTCCGTCAGCAAGGACAGATTGATGCAGCTTTCCCGCATGGTCGCGCAGCGCCGCCAGGATATCGACGATCCCCGGCTGACGGAAATTCTTGACGACATCGATTTGCGGGCGCAAGTCGAGTTGGCCAAACTAGGATACTAG
- a CDS encoding DUF4175 family protein, with protein sequence MSHNERRTVLSESQKAAPLPGQGYLHFARWVIFAERHIAQCWRFYCVVGLFLASAWFGLFENLPFALHLLLMAFFMLAAIRGLRGTGAAWRMPPIEAAARRLETDSGIQHRPYEALAGTPVNNTATVKGLWKRHQADAKAALARLRLSRPQLDLSHDDPWALRYAVIVVVAVAAVSGWGELHSRFAQAFMLAAPSLSLTQKTGPILDAWVTPPAYTKMPPIMLAQGGAGKNNGEVIKIPAGSKIALRVNQSSETPRLHADHAVTDLIAAGEESSSYTFDGEVPRAGTLEVRSGWTRLGRWKVDVVPDEPPQIDWQEPPQVEGQDVVLNFRAHDDYGMAMIEAVVTPAVSTPGLPNEPFAVSLSGVGQKDIEGRARLDLTGNAWAGMPVTLRLSAVDQAGQRTQTAAVTLTLPEREFADPLAKLLVNIRKKLLTDPEGQWNGTANFMAGAAAQPQLYRGDALVFLGLRSAAMRMHLDRFREGLAPVAAVIWQVALRLDTKGLANAQENLRAVQQQLESAIANHESPEKIKELTDKLQGALVEYLSAMAHNLVGKQDMIPEDMMADMGRNLVDDLMQTAQEIQDLAQTGSREAAQQKLEELRQILERLNHASEMTPQQKADLMAMKNLKQMIDEQKRLRDAAPPESKAADTGEEQGGDGGQGMGAGLAERQEKLRAKLGALIDDLAGRHSELPPQLATADQGMKSAVLNLRQEQMTKAKGAQEETVRALEELSKDMKQRMQAQMMIVPGGGRRGQPRDPFGRSAKDDGDSVDDGSVKIPAEQKLQRAREILDELRRRSGEYTRPQEERDYIERLLNQF encoded by the coding sequence ATGAGTCATAACGAACGCCGCACGGTTCTTAGCGAATCCCAAAAAGCCGCTCCATTGCCGGGGCAGGGGTATTTGCACTTCGCCAGATGGGTGATTTTCGCCGAACGGCATATCGCGCAATGCTGGAGATTTTACTGCGTCGTGGGGCTTTTTCTGGCCTCCGCATGGTTCGGCCTTTTCGAAAATCTTCCGTTTGCCCTTCATTTGCTGCTGATGGCCTTCTTTATGCTGGCCGCGATCCGCGGCTTGCGCGGCACGGGCGCAGCATGGCGCATGCCGCCGATCGAGGCCGCCGCCCGCCGCCTGGAAACCGATAGCGGCATCCAGCACCGTCCCTATGAAGCCCTGGCGGGTACGCCCGTCAATAACACGGCCACGGTCAAAGGCTTATGGAAGCGCCATCAGGCCGACGCCAAGGCCGCGCTTGCCAGGCTGCGCTTATCCCGCCCGCAATTGGATTTGAGCCATGACGATCCCTGGGCGCTGCGTTATGCCGTTATCGTTGTCGTGGCGGTCGCGGCGGTGAGCGGATGGGGCGAACTGCATTCCCGTTTTGCCCAAGCCTTTATGCTGGCGGCCCCGTCGCTCTCTCTAACTCAGAAGACTGGGCCGATTTTGGATGCGTGGGTGACCCCGCCCGCTTACACAAAAATGCCGCCGATCATGCTGGCGCAAGGCGGAGCCGGAAAAAATAACGGCGAAGTCATTAAAATTCCAGCCGGCAGCAAGATCGCGCTGCGGGTCAACCAAAGTTCCGAAACGCCGCGCCTCCATGCCGATCATGCCGTCACGGATTTGATCGCGGCGGGCGAGGAGTCGTCGAGCTATACGTTCGACGGCGAAGTGCCGCGCGCCGGAACGCTGGAAGTGCGGAGCGGCTGGACCCGGCTTGGCCGGTGGAAGGTCGATGTCGTTCCGGACGAGCCGCCGCAGATCGACTGGCAGGAGCCGCCGCAGGTTGAGGGCCAGGATGTCGTCTTGAACTTCCGGGCGCATGACGATTACGGCATGGCCATGATCGAAGCCGTGGTAACTCCGGCCGTAAGCACGCCGGGATTGCCGAACGAGCCTTTCGCCGTATCCTTGTCCGGCGTCGGTCAAAAGGATATCGAAGGCCGTGCGCGGCTCGATCTGACCGGCAATGCCTGGGCGGGAATGCCCGTGACGCTGCGGCTTTCGGCGGTCGACCAGGCGGGGCAGCGCACACAGACCGCCGCCGTCACCTTGACGCTGCCGGAGCGCGAATTTGCCGATCCGCTCGCCAAGCTTCTGGTCAATATCCGCAAGAAGCTGCTGACCGACCCGGAAGGGCAATGGAACGGCACGGCCAATTTTATGGCGGGCGCGGCGGCCCAGCCGCAGCTTTATCGCGGCGACGCGCTCGTGTTTCTCGGACTGCGCAGCGCCGCCATGCGCATGCATCTGGACAGGTTCCGCGAAGGACTGGCGCCCGTCGCCGCCGTCATATGGCAGGTTGCGCTGCGGCTCGATACGAAGGGGCTTGCCAACGCCCAGGAAAATCTGCGCGCCGTTCAGCAGCAGCTTGAGTCGGCGATCGCCAATCATGAAAGTCCGGAGAAAATCAAGGAACTGACCGACAAATTGCAGGGCGCTCTCGTCGAATATCTGTCGGCGATGGCGCATAATCTGGTCGGCAAGCAGGACATGATTCCCGAAGACATGATGGCCGATATGGGAAGAAATCTCGTCGACGATCTCATGCAGACGGCGCAGGAGATTCAGGATTTGGCGCAAACCGGCTCGCGCGAGGCGGCCCAGCAGAAATTGGAGGAGCTGCGGCAAATCCTCGAACGCCTCAATCATGCCAGCGAAATGACGCCGCAGCAGAAGGCCGATCTCATGGCGATGAAGAATCTCAAGCAAATGATCGACGAGCAAAAGCGATTGCGCGATGCCGCTCCGCCTGAAAGCAAGGCGGCCGATACGGGAGAAGAGCAGGGGGGCGATGGCGGACAAGGCATGGGCGCCGGTCTGGCCGAGCGGCAGGAGAAATTGCGCGCTAAACTCGGCGCTTTGATCGACGATCTGGCTGGGCGGCATTCGGAGTTGCCGCCGCAGCTGGCGACTGCCGATCAGGGGATGAAATCCGCCGTGCTAAACCTGCGCCAGGAGCAAATGACCAAAGCCAAGGGAGCGCAGGAAGAAACCGTGCGGGCGCTCGAAGAATTGTCCAAAGACATGAAGCAGCGCATGCAGGCTCAGATGATGATCGTTCCCGGCGGGGGCCGCCGCGGGCAGCCGCGCGATCCTTTTGGCCGGTCGGCGAAAGATGACGGCGATTCCGTCGATGACGGCAGCGTCAAGATTCCCGCCGAGCAGAAACTTCAGCGGGCGCGAGAGATTCTCGACGAATTGCGCCGCCGCTCCGGCGAATATACCCGCCCGCAGGAAGAGCGCGACTATATCGAGCGGCTGCTCAATCAGTTTTAG
- a CDS encoding TlpA disulfide reductase family protein, producing the protein MTRLFILSWLFIGATTPIGTAAMATVAFQAAGVMKAAASATLALERIDPPVPAPDLYMRDADNKLVRLSEFRGRYVLLTFWATWCLPCIGEMPSLNRMQADLDEKDFKIVPLSLESGDQHKVKGFYREHDIDKLPIYVTEGYSEQEKYEVHGIPTSFLIDPQGKQVWQHVGEIDWDAAETRAFFKEYLKQPKQPK; encoded by the coding sequence ATGACTCGCCTCTTTATTCTGTCCTGGCTGTTCATCGGGGCAACGACGCCCATTGGCACAGCGGCGATGGCGACGGTTGCCTTCCAGGCCGCGGGGGTCATGAAAGCCGCCGCGTCGGCGACTCTAGCCCTGGAGCGCATCGATCCGCCCGTGCCCGCGCCCGACCTCTACATGCGCGACGCCGACAACAAGCTGGTTCGCCTCAGCGAGTTTCGCGGACGCTATGTTTTGCTGACATTCTGGGCGACATGGTGCTTGCCGTGCATCGGGGAAATGCCGAGCCTCAACCGGATGCAGGCCGATCTCGACGAAAAAGATTTCAAAATCGTCCCTCTATCGCTGGAGAGCGGCGATCAGCACAAGGTCAAGGGCTTTTACCGCGAGCACGATATCGATAAATTGCCGATTTACGTGACCGAGGGTTATTCCGAACAGGAAAAATACGAGGTGCATGGCATCCCGACATCGTTCCTGATTGATCCCCAAGGAAAGCAAGTCTGGCAGCATGTCGGCGAGATCGACTGGGATGCCGCGGAGACCCGCGCCTTCTTCAAGGAATATCTGAAGCAGCCTAAACAGCCCAAATAG
- a CDS encoding flagellar basal body P-ring protein FlgI → MAFLSIVLLTLSSPAHASSRLKDIVDIEGVRDNMLVGYGLVVGLNGSGDSLTNSPFTAKSLIGMLERLGVNTRGDSLKTKNVAAVMVTATLPPFSSQGSRIDISVSTLGDAKSLMGGTLLVTPLLGADGEVFAVGQGAVSVGGFSAEGAGQSVTKGVPTSGKIASGAIVEREIRFQLADLDHLRLSLKNPDFTTATRIADAINAHEHKATAEAVDSKTVKLTIPPEHNNDKVAFLTSIEQLQITPDQTAKVVIDDQSGIIVMGENVRINTVAIAQGNLTIRITETPQVSQPAPFSQGGTTVAVPRTDINVDEGGDKRMAVLKTGVSLSELVQSLNALGVGPRDMITILQSIKAAGALQSDLEVI, encoded by the coding sequence ATGGCCTTTCTTTCTATTGTCCTCCTGACCCTTTCCTCGCCGGCCCACGCGTCGTCCCGCCTTAAAGACATCGTCGACATCGAAGGCGTGCGCGACAATATGCTGGTCGGCTATGGCCTTGTCGTTGGCCTGAACGGCTCCGGCGACAGCCTGACCAACTCGCCTTTCACCGCCAAAAGCCTGATCGGCATGCTGGAGCGCCTTGGCGTCAATACCAGGGGAGATTCGCTCAAGACCAAGAATGTCGCTGCCGTCATGGTTACGGCCACCCTCCCGCCTTTTTCGTCGCAGGGCAGCCGGATCGACATATCTGTATCCACGCTGGGCGACGCTAAAAGCCTGATGGGAGGCACCTTGCTTGTCACGCCGCTTCTGGGCGCCGATGGCGAGGTTTTCGCCGTGGGCCAAGGCGCGGTTTCGGTCGGCGGCTTTTCCGCCGAAGGCGCGGGCCAGAGCGTAACGAAGGGCGTGCCGACTTCGGGCAAGATCGCGAGCGGCGCGATTGTCGAGCGGGAAATCAGATTCCAGCTCGCCGATCTCGACCATCTCAGACTGTCGTTGAAGAATCCCGACTTTACGACCGCCACGCGCATCGCCGACGCGATCAACGCTCATGAGCATAAGGCAACCGCCGAAGCCGTGGATTCGAAGACCGTGAAACTTACGATCCCGCCCGAACATAATAACGACAAGGTCGCTTTCCTGACATCCATCGAGCAGCTGCAGATCACGCCGGATCAGACGGCCAAAGTCGTCATCGACGATCAGTCCGGCATCATCGTCATGGGCGAGAATGTGCGGATCAACACGGTCGCCATCGCTCAGGGCAATCTGACCATCCGCATTACCGAAACCCCCCAGGTATCGCAGCCCGCGCCGTTCTCGCAGGGCGGCACGACGGTGGCCGTGCCGCGCACCGATATCAATGTGGACGAAGGCGGCGACAAGCGCATGGCGGTGCTTAAAACCGGCGTCAGCCTGTCCGAACTGGTGCAGAGCTTGAATGCGCTTGGGGTCGGCCCGCGCGACATGATCACGATTTTGCAGTCGATCAAGGCGGCAGGCGCGCTGCAGTCCGATTTGGAGGTCATCTGA
- a CDS encoding HAD-IB family hydrolase has product MTPAPRRIAIFDFDGTLVAGDSLPRFVAACVGWPRALGTASIAAATTLLEADRRTAFKTLWLRLALKHHPVERMPQAVAALQKQLRWLDRIRERLVWHKERGDTIAVASGGLDLYLPAILQDLGVDHLLCTEMAVADGRVTGLLKGNCVRQEKARRVAALIAATGPYDEIWAYGNAPHDLPMMELATHKIVV; this is encoded by the coding sequence TTGACGCCAGCACCTCGCCGCATCGCCATTTTCGATTTTGACGGCACTTTGGTCGCCGGGGATAGTTTGCCCCGTTTCGTCGCCGCCTGCGTCGGCTGGCCGCGAGCCCTGGGGACGGCGTCGATTGCGGCTGCAACAACTCTTTTGGAGGCGGACAGGCGCACGGCGTTCAAGACTCTATGGCTGCGTCTTGCCCTTAAACATCATCCTGTCGAGCGAATGCCGCAGGCCGTTGCCGCGCTCCAAAAACAATTGCGCTGGCTCGACCGCATTCGCGAGCGTCTGGTCTGGCACAAGGAACGCGGCGACACAATTGCCGTGGCTTCCGGCGGGCTTGATTTGTATCTGCCGGCTATCTTGCAGGACTTAGGCGTCGACCATTTATTATGCACCGAGATGGCTGTCGCCGATGGCCGCGTGACAGGCTTGCTGAAAGGCAACTGCGTGCGGCAAGAGAAGGCGAGGCGGGTCGCGGCCCTGATCGCGGCTACCGGCCCCTATGACGAGATTTGGGCCTATGGCAATGCGCCCCACGATCTGCCGATGATGGAACTGGCGACGCATAAGATTGTCGTTTAG
- the lysA gene encoding diaminopimelate decarboxylase, giving the protein MSAANVEAVPLARLAEAYGTPLYVYSRAALRQAYGALKEALLPFDPLICYAVKANGNLSIIREFAELGAGADVVSEGEIKRALAAGVDAGKIIFSGVGKSRHAMEEAAVAGIYQFNVESIPELHLLNAVGREQGRKLPIALRVNPDVDPRTHAKIATGHKESKFGIEMTQIGLALDAVRGLPHVDLCGLAVHIGSQLTELEPFDLAFATVAGLVRDWRAAGFDIRRLDIGGGIGIRYRDESLIDLSAYAGLIGKHFGKLDLRLALEPGRFLVGPAGILLSRVMIVKPGVAKNFLIIDAAMNDLIRPAMYDAWHDIVPVNAPPGAATENWEVVGPVCETGDLFGHDRPLPAPAPGDLVAILSAGAYGASMSSTYNARTLVPEVMVDGDQFALIRRPVGIEEQIAWDVAPVWSR; this is encoded by the coding sequence ATGAGCGCCGCGAATGTCGAAGCGGTGCCGCTTGCCCGTCTTGCCGAAGCCTATGGCACGCCGCTGTATGTTTATTCGCGCGCGGCGCTGCGTCAGGCTTATGGGGCCTTGAAAGAAGCTTTGCTGCCGTTCGACCCGCTGATCTGCTACGCGGTCAAGGCGAACGGCAATCTTTCGATCATCCGGGAATTTGCCGAACTCGGCGCGGGAGCCGACGTCGTCTCCGAGGGCGAAATCAAGCGGGCGCTCGCGGCGGGCGTGGACGCGGGCAAGATCATTTTCTCCGGCGTGGGCAAATCCCGCCATGCGATGGAAGAAGCCGCCGTCGCCGGGATTTATCAATTCAACGTGGAATCGATCCCGGAACTGCATCTGCTGAACGCGGTCGGCAGGGAGCAGGGCAGGAAGCTTCCCATCGCGCTGCGCGTCAATCCCGATGTCGATCCGCGCACCCATGCCAAGATCGCGACGGGACATAAGGAATCCAAGTTCGGCATCGAGATGACGCAGATCGGCCTGGCGCTGGATGCGGTCAGGGGTTTGCCTCACGTGGATTTATGCGGCCTTGCGGTGCATATCGGATCGCAATTGACCGAGCTTGAGCCGTTCGATCTTGCGTTCGCGACCGTTGCCGGGCTGGTGCGCGACTGGCGCGCCGCGGGGTTCGATATCCGGCGGCTGGACATAGGGGGCGGCATCGGCATTCGCTATCGGGATGAGAGCCTGATCGATCTTTCCGCGTATGCCGGACTGATCGGCAAGCATTTCGGCAAGCTCGATCTGCGGCTTGCGCTGGAGCCGGGACGGTTCCTGGTCGGCCCGGCGGGCATTCTTCTCAGCCGCGTCATGATCGTCAAGCCGGGTGTCGCCAAGAATTTTCTTATCATCGACGCGGCGATGAACGATCTCATCCGCCCGGCGATGTATGACGCCTGGCATGATATCGTTCCGGTCAATGCGCCTCCGGGCGCGGCAACGGAAAATTGGGAAGTGGTCGGCCCGGTGTGCGAGACCGGGGATTTATTCGGCCACGACCGGCCTTTGCCCGCGCCCGCGCCCGGCGATCTGGTGGCTATTTTGAGCGCGGGCGCCTATGGCGCGAGCATGAGCTCCACCTACAACGCCAGGACGCTTGTCCCCGAAGTCATGGTGGACGGCGACCAATTCGCGCTCATCCGCCGCCCGGTCGGCATCGAGGAGCAGATCGCCTGGGACGTCGCGCCGGTGTGGTCGCGTTAG
- a CDS encoding flagellar hook capping FlgD N-terminal domain-containing protein — MATTDPISGIPSTATLPPVSTAPINGTNSGTVSGGSALSQLSGNYTMFLKLLTAQLQYQDPLAPTDSTTYTQQLVSYSQVEQQIKTNDQLGSLVNVSKANGNSTSALLDYLGRYAEVSGTDFALQNGSAYMSYSLDKSSPSVTIDIMNKDDAKVASFTSTGKAGAQQVVWDGTDNEGNQLPDGAYKMSITALDSKGDPIAVSEQSMMGKVTGIEKGTTGNTLSFGGMHIDESKILNIYNSPGDKVAA; from the coding sequence ATGGCTACGACCGATCCTATCAGCGGCATACCTTCGACCGCGACATTGCCCCCGGTATCAACCGCGCCGATCAACGGCACCAATTCCGGCACGGTATCCGGCGGCAGCGCTCTGTCGCAGCTCAGCGGCAACTACACGATGTTTCTGAAGCTGCTGACGGCGCAGCTGCAGTATCAGGATCCGCTGGCTCCGACCGATTCCACGACCTATACCCAGCAGCTGGTCAGCTATTCGCAGGTCGAGCAGCAGATCAAGACGAACGATCAATTGGGCAGCCTGGTCAATGTTTCAAAGGCCAATGGCAACAGCACCTCCGCGCTGCTCGACTATCTCGGCCGTTATGCCGAAGTCAGCGGCACCGATTTCGCGCTTCAGAACGGCAGCGCTTATATGAGCTACTCGCTCGACAAGTCATCGCCCAGCGTGACGATCGACATCATGAACAAAGACGATGCCAAGGTCGCGAGCTTCACCAGCACCGGCAAGGCGGGGGCGCAGCAAGTCGTCTGGGACGGCACGGATAACGAGGGCAACCAATTGCCCGACGGCGCTTACAAAATGTCGATCACCGCTCTTGACTCAAAGGGCGATCCGATCGCCGTTTCCGAGCAGAGCATGATGGGCAAGGTCACCGGCATCGAGAAAGGGACCACCGGCAACACGCTTTCCTTCGGCGGCATGCATATCGATGAAAGCAAGATTCTGAATATCTATAATAGCCCCGGCGATAAAGTCGCGGCGTAA
- a CDS encoding Bax inhibitor-1/YccA family protein, translating to MPIDQIQPRSYAGIGESSGSFDAGLRAHMQRVYNYMAGGVGLTGVLAWLAANTPLANIVFAPGLSLVFALSPLAFILALNFGVQRMKSGTVQTLFWLFCASMGLSMAYIFLIYTNASIARAFFITSATFAGMSLWGYTTKRDLSAFGSFLMMGLMGLVIASLFNLGIMLFTGQASSMLHWMISVIGVLIFTGLTAWETQQIKQTYAQSWGSEANSKLAVMSALSLYLNFVNAFQFMLRLIGDRR from the coding sequence ATGCCCATCGATCAAATCCAACCTCGGTCTTATGCCGGTATCGGCGAGAGCAGCGGCAGTTTCGACGCGGGTCTGCGCGCTCATATGCAGCGTGTATACAACTACATGGCGGGCGGCGTTGGCCTGACGGGCGTTCTGGCGTGGCTTGCGGCGAACACGCCGCTGGCGAATATAGTGTTCGCGCCGGGGCTCAGCCTGGTGTTCGCTTTGTCGCCGCTGGCGTTTATCCTGGCGTTGAATTTCGGCGTCCAGCGCATGAAATCCGGCACCGTGCAAACCTTGTTCTGGCTATTTTGCGCCAGCATGGGCCTGTCGATGGCCTATATCTTCCTGATATACACCAACGCCAGCATCGCCCGGGCCTTTTTCATCACCTCGGCGACCTTCGCGGGCATGAGTCTGTGGGGCTATACGACCAAGCGCGATCTCAGCGCTTTCGGCAGCTTCCTCATGATGGGCCTCATGGGGCTTGTCATCGCTTCGCTCTTCAATCTCGGCATCATGCTGTTCACCGGACAGGCTTCAAGCATGCTGCATTGGATGATCTCGGTCATCGGCGTGCTGATTTTCACCGGCCTGACCGCATGGGAGACGCAGCAGATCAAGCAGACCTATGCCCAAAGCTGGGGCAGCGAGGCTAATAGCAAGCTGGCCGTCATGAGCGCGCTGAGCCTCTACCTCAATTTCGTCAATGCGTTCCAGTTTATGCTTCGCCTGATCGGCGATCGCCGGTAA
- a CDS encoding rod-binding protein, producing the protein MIDAIGSSTMRIQAQAQSQAMPAQAMPARLERAGKAAKEFEAMFATQMLSPMWETVPVDEETGGGHGEEVFRTMMLQEYGKIVAAGDSLGLASTIKQQMLQHQEIAS; encoded by the coding sequence ATGATCGACGCGATCGGATCCAGCACCATGAGAATTCAGGCGCAGGCGCAATCTCAGGCCATGCCGGCTCAGGCCATGCCGGCGCGTCTCGAGCGCGCGGGAAAAGCGGCCAAGGAATTCGAGGCCATGTTCGCGACGCAGATGCTTTCGCCGATGTGGGAAACCGTGCCGGTAGACGAGGAAACCGGCGGCGGGCACGGCGAAGAGGTCTTCCGCACGATGATGCTGCAGGAATACGGAAAAATCGTGGCGGCAGGCGACAGTCTCGGACTCGCTTCGACCATCAAGCAGCAGATGCTTCAACATCAGGAGATCGCATCATGA
- the dksA gene encoding RNA polymerase-binding protein DksA has product MALVNVPDDYRPTEKEPYMNPIMLGYFRKKLQQWQSEILHESSETLQELQDEGGLQEPDIADRASVETEVALEMRARDRQRKLLSKISEALQRIADGSYGYCEETGEPIGIKRLEARPVATLTVEAQERHERKERTQRDERE; this is encoded by the coding sequence ATGGCTCTGGTAAATGTGCCCGACGATTATCGTCCGACGGAAAAAGAACCCTACATGAATCCCATCATGCTGGGGTACTTCCGGAAGAAGCTGCAGCAATGGCAGAGCGAAATCCTGCATGAATCGTCGGAAACCCTGCAGGAGCTTCAAGACGAAGGCGGCCTGCAGGAACCCGACATCGCGGATCGCGCTTCCGTCGAAACCGAAGTCGCGCTGGAGATGCGCGCGCGCGACCGGCAGAGGAAACTGCTTTCCAAAATCAGCGAAGCCTTGCAACGGATCGCGGATGGCAGCTATGGTTATTGTGAGGAAACCGGAGAGCCTATTGGTATCAAGAGGCTCGAAGCCCGACCGGTGGCAACGTTAACCGTGGAGGCGCAAGAACGCCATGAACGCAAAGAACGCACTCAACGGGATGAACGCGAGTAG
- a CDS encoding flagellar hook-length control protein FliK, producing the protein MTDNSIAAAATSPAPAVQTAISARADLFAMIDGQKGFSALLQQFDAALFTPAPEVKAKSERPAPKADDKSRSDELPSSKRDDVSAAESDDKDKNHAEIAAPRSKQDNKNKGISKEHKHAQHSQHQKSDAAALKSPDQKTEAVETVSAPAATGEAAVDDAAPKSTQDAVRSDAEAAIVAAVAPAPVQHVTPIKTVSGKDGDHAKRLSAVEAAAAAVADGVQKDAAADASVAADAALEAKNQAKTVVDGIQKDAVADSSFAAKAAVEASVDAHPQTPKPKPLSVSQEINTDKAEAAPRVDHASASPAAVKTPDLGFLAASAPKPTVNPVGAANRGGVEGVAAHISRIGAGSPMPEGAKPLLGYDATAQLASSKGAKSSTVARTQVMEQVTVKLYQQAKGNLDQMTIHLRPADLGRVDIKLDFHDGVVKGLITADSQATLDMLAKDSRSLERALQEAGLRADSGSLSFQLRDPGNGSSWGGDKGSKASRGTAELAAVLDQSADIATEDDVYLIEPGRVNLRV; encoded by the coding sequence ATGACCGACAATTCCATCGCCGCCGCAGCCACTTCCCCGGCGCCCGCCGTGCAAACGGCGATCAGCGCCCGCGCTGATTTGTTTGCCATGATCGACGGGCAGAAAGGATTTTCGGCGCTGCTTCAGCAGTTCGATGCCGCGCTCTTTACGCCCGCGCCGGAGGTCAAGGCTAAAAGCGAGCGGCCCGCTCCGAAAGCCGACGACAAATCCCGCAGCGATGAGCTTCCGTCCTCGAAGCGGGATGATGTGTCGGCTGCCGAGAGCGATGACAAGGATAAAAATCACGCTGAAATTGCCGCTCCCCGCTCCAAGCAGGACAATAAAAATAAGGGCATTTCGAAAGAGCACAAACATGCCCAGCATAGCCAGCACCAAAAAAGCGATGCGGCCGCGCTGAAATCGCCGGATCAAAAAACAGAGGCCGTCGAAACCGTTTCCGCGCCGGCGGCGACCGGCGAGGCGGCGGTTGATGACGCCGCGCCGAAATCGACCCAAGATGCGGTGCGATCCGATGCCGAAGCCGCCATTGTCGCCGCCGTGGCGCCCGCGCCGGTTCAGCATGTGACACCCATTAAAACCGTCTCGGGAAAAGACGGCGACCACGCGAAGCGGCTTAGCGCCGTCGAGGCGGCTGCCGCGGCTGTGGCGGATGGCGTTCAGAAAGATGCGGCGGCGGATGCCTCGGTGGCGGCGGATGCGGCGCTTGAGGCTAAGAACCAAGCCAAAACCGTCGTGGACGGCATACAAAAAGACGCGGTAGCGGATTCATCCTTTGCCGCGAAAGCGGCCGTTGAAGCCAGCGTTGACGCGCATCCCCAGACGCCGAAACCGAAGCCTTTGTCCGTATCGCAGGAAATCAACACTGACAAAGCCGAGGCCGCGCCGCGCGTCGATCATGCTTCGGCCTCTCCGGCAGCGGTGAAAACTCCCGATCTCGGTTTCCTGGCCGCAAGCGCCCCTAAGCCGACGGTGAATCCTGTCGGCGCGGCGAATCGTGGCGGTGTTGAAGGCGTCGCGGCGCATATTTCCCGCATCGGCGCGGGCTCGCCGATGCCTGAAGGCGCGAAGCCCTTGCTGGGCTATGACGCCACGGCGCAATTGGCTTCTTCAAAGGGCGCGAAATCTTCGACCGTCGCCAGGACTCAGGTCATGGAGCAGGTCACGGTCAAACTTTACCAGCAAGCCAAGGGTAATCTCGACCAGATGACCATTCATCTCCGTCCCGCCGATCTTGGCCGCGTCGATATCAAGCTGGATTTTCACGATGGTGTCGTTAAAGGGCTGATCACGGCCGACAGCCAGGCGACGCTGGATATGCTGGCGAAGGATTCGCGAAGCCTCGAGCGCGCTCTGCAGGAGGCAGGCTTGCGCGCCGACAGCGGTTCGCTGTCGTTCCAATTGCGCGATCCCGGCAATGGATCCTCATGGGGCGGCGACAAGGGTTCCAAGGCTTCCCGCGGCACCGCCGAATTGGCCGCCGTTCTCGACCAGAGTGCGGATATCGCAACGGAAGACGATGTTTACCTCATTGAACCAGGGCGCGTGAACTTGCGCGTGTAA